A single genomic interval of Croceibacter atlanticus HTCC2559 harbors:
- a CDS encoding DUF6973 domain-containing protein: MKIWSRLKKLSIKQLLNLGVVFIQRPLLIRPTLKATSKTMSISQKEFGSAQHKNGKPNAFRHALWNILLANVAYTKNEAAATDWAEQVTTLHEKLAPNAPLETVMDLHNNMVGRQFFSETLDLSEKELIQFLKEKSSNAKQITKVEDVERYPNELVYI; encoded by the coding sequence ATGAAAATCTGGTCCAGACTTAAAAAACTAAGTATAAAGCAATTACTAAATTTAGGAGTTGTTTTTATACAACGTCCCTTGTTAATTCGCCCAACGCTTAAAGCCACCTCTAAGACTATGTCTATCTCTCAAAAGGAGTTTGGTAGTGCACAACATAAAAATGGAAAACCAAATGCATTTAGACATGCGTTATGGAACATTCTTTTGGCAAATGTAGCTTACACAAAAAATGAGGCAGCAGCAACAGATTGGGCAGAACAAGTAACTACGCTTCACGAAAAACTAGCACCCAATGCACCATTAGAAACTGTTATGGATTTACATAATAATATGGTAGGGCGTCAGTTTTTTTCTGAAACTTTAGATCTATCTGAAAAGGAATTAATTCAGTTTTTAAAAGAGAAGTCTAGTAATGCAAAACAAATTACCAAGGTAGAAGACGTAGAGCGTTATCCTAATGAATTGGTTTATATTTAA
- a CDS encoding tetratricopeptide repeat protein: MKHIFTILILLITLSSCKNNKELDILSDPEPLTELKSQEEHMRAAVTYLTASRIDDALKELTQCIRTYHNERAYIMKSDILLREKRYQEYLENTEDAMRFEEFQSPTLFMHNGLGYELTGEEDKAKPFYEKALLRWTLNGTTQENYRQVLTQKPFLTAVVFGKDVALKDFDKIFSDFGKTRQDTIIREQFRPLLETYDGTGMSYFYFEIEKNPTE; this comes from the coding sequence ATGAAGCATATTTTCACAATACTAATCTTACTAATTACACTTAGTTCTTGTAAGAATAATAAAGAATTGGACATCTTATCAGATCCTGAGCCTTTAACAGAACTTAAATCTCAAGAAGAGCACATGAGAGCTGCAGTAACCTATTTAACAGCTAGCAGAATAGATGATGCTTTAAAGGAACTAACACAATGTATTAGAACTTACCATAACGAGCGCGCTTACATTATGAAAAGCGACATTCTTCTAAGAGAGAAGAGATACCAAGAGTATTTAGAAAATACAGAAGACGCCATGCGCTTCGAAGAATTTCAATCACCTACACTTTTTATGCATAATGGTTTAGGTTATGAACTTACTGGCGAAGAAGATAAGGCAAAACCCTTTTATGAGAAAGCATTGTTAAGGTGGACGCTAAACGGTACAACTCAAGAAAATTACAGACAAGTGCTAACACAAAAACCATTTTTAACAGCAGTGGTGTTTGGTAAAGACGTAGCCTTAAAAGACTTTGATAAAATCTTTTCAGATTTTGGTAAAACCCGCCAAGATACTATCATAAGAGAACAATTTAGACCATTGCTAGAAACCTATGACGGTACAGGAATGAGTTATTTTTATTTTGAAATTGAAAAAAATCCTACAGAATAA
- a CDS encoding EI24 domain-containing protein yields the protein MITSVFKSISAYRSSFSLISKLKLWKYFAIPMVISFVTAMLIGISAWGLSDNIGSLISKAWIWDWGKATFTTISTVLGGLIIIAIGLILYKHIVMALSAPFMSPVSEKIEQHFNPQAVHSHRDTNNAQQLWRGIKINVRNLTMELLLTVPILLIGFIPVVGIFSTVLLYAVQAYYAGFGNMDYTLERHYNYSESISFVKQNRGLAIGNGLVFILFLFIPIIGIILVLPLSVTAASKVTLEKLQQHKTL from the coding sequence ATGATAACATCAGTTTTTAAATCAATATCAGCCTACAGAAGTAGTTTCAGTTTAATTTCTAAATTAAAACTGTGGAAATACTTTGCTATCCCAATGGTTATTAGTTTTGTTACAGCTATGCTAATAGGAATTTCTGCTTGGGGATTGTCAGACAATATCGGTTCACTTATTTCTAAAGCTTGGATCTGGGATTGGGGCAAGGCAACATTTACTACAATTAGCACTGTTTTAGGTGGTCTTATAATTATTGCAATTGGACTTATACTTTACAAACACATTGTTATGGCATTAAGTGCGCCATTTATGAGTCCTGTTTCAGAAAAGATTGAGCAACATTTTAACCCTCAAGCAGTTCATTCACACAGAGATACAAACAATGCACAACAATTATGGCGAGGTATAAAAATTAACGTGCGTAATCTTACTATGGAGTTATTGTTAACAGTACCTATCCTACTTATAGGGTTTATACCGGTTGTAGGTATTTTCTCTACTGTATTATTGTATGCTGTTCAAGCTTATTATGCAGGGTTTGGAAATATGGACTATACATTGGAGCGTCATTATAATTATTCAGAAAGTATTTCATTTGTAAAACAAAATAGAGGCTTAGCCATAGGCAACGGTCTGGTGTTTATACTATTTCTTTTTATACCAATCATAGGTATTATTCTGGTACTACCATTATCTGTAACTGCAGCAAGTAAGGTGACACTAGAAAAGCTTCAGCAACATAAAACCTTATAG
- the hemF gene encoding oxygen-dependent coproporphyrinogen oxidase — protein MKEQFFNYIQTLQDTITAKLEAVDGKAKFKEDLWEREEGGGGRSRVIENGDVFEKGGVNISKVHGPLNPAMQKYFNVGDVNFFACGLSLVLHPKNPFAPTVHANWRYFEMYEKDGTLVDSWFGGGQDLTPYYLFEEDAIHFHSICKSVCDAHDPSFYALYKKQCDDYFYNAHRDEARGLGGLFFDHCKATPERSMTDWYNFVTQVGDSFLDAYVPIVEKRKDIPFTPEQRDWQEIRRGRYIEFNLIHDKGTLFGLKTNGRIESIFMSFPPHVQWRYNYKPEKGTKEDKLLHVLKHPKDWV, from the coding sequence ATGAAAGAACAGTTTTTTAACTACATACAAACATTACAAGATACCATTACTGCAAAGCTAGAAGCGGTTGATGGCAAAGCCAAGTTTAAAGAAGACCTTTGGGAGCGCGAAGAAGGTGGCGGTGGCAGAAGCCGAGTTATAGAAAATGGAGATGTATTTGAAAAAGGCGGTGTGAATATTTCTAAAGTTCACGGACCGTTAAACCCAGCAATGCAAAAATACTTTAACGTTGGCGATGTTAATTTTTTTGCGTGTGGCTTAAGTTTAGTATTACATCCTAAAAATCCTTTTGCGCCTACTGTACATGCAAACTGGCGTTATTTCGAAATGTATGAGAAAGACGGCACTTTGGTAGATAGTTGGTTTGGTGGCGGTCAAGATTTAACACCGTATTATTTGTTTGAGGAAGACGCTATTCATTTTCATAGCATTTGCAAATCTGTTTGTGATGCTCACGACCCTTCTTTTTATGCGCTATACAAAAAACAATGCGACGACTATTTTTATAATGCTCACCGCGATGAAGCTAGAGGTTTAGGTGGTTTGTTTTTTGATCATTGTAAAGCCACACCAGAACGAAGTATGACAGATTGGTATAACTTTGTTACACAAGTGGGTGATAGTTTTTTAGATGCTTATGTGCCTATTGTAGAGAAAAGAAAAGATATACCGTTTACACCAGAACAACGCGATTGGCAAGAAATAAGACGCGGTCGTTATATAGAGTTTAATTTAATACATGATAAAGGCACGTTGTTTGGCTTAAAAACAAACGGCCGTATAGAAAGTATTTTTATGAGCTTTCCGCCTCACGTACAATGGCGCTATAATTACAAACCAGAAAAAGGTACCAAAGAAGACAAATTATTACACGTATTAAAACACCCCAAAGATTGGGTTTAA